The following are encoded together in the Lathyrus oleraceus cultivar Zhongwan6 chromosome 3, CAAS_Psat_ZW6_1.0, whole genome shotgun sequence genome:
- the LOC127130493 gene encoding uncharacterized protein LOC127130493, protein MGRRSYKKELGCIACKELGELGAGKPGWVVDNPNLLSAIDTHFILLANRSTILLLSWSDSNHSPLRIRPELSPIDVEFIFVVEWLVFDDIHVIVAGTSSGYLLIYSLRAELIHRQMIYPGRVLKLRVRGTKKDLIQDSSSEEFCLIMPGVIARFDGSVIQGSETYSLHVGLGYLIVSLIIVFVCNVGMQNMLQKWFEEAKPQFRNQKQKNQDSEDFEISQVKLPFPLWNIGKYGTCVDATITGIMPPPLMEHQVR, encoded by the exons ATGGGGAGGCGATCATACAAGAAAGAATTAGGATGCATAGCCTGCAAAGAATTGGGCGAACTCGGAGCCGGAAAACCCGGTTGGGTGGTCGACAACCCCAACCTTCTCTCCGCCATCGACACACACTTCATCCTCCTCGCCAACCGCTCCACCATCCTCCTCCTCTCATGGTCTGATTCCAACCACTCTCCGCTCAGGATCCGACCCGAATTGTCCCCCATCGATGTCGAATTCATCTTCGTCGTTGAATGGTTGGTCTTTGATGACATCCACGTCATCGTCGCTGGTACTTCATCTGGTTATTTGCTCATTTACTCCCTCCGCGCCGAATTGATTCATAGGCAG ATGATTTATCCTGGACGAGTTTTAAAGTTAAGAGTTCGTGGAACAAAGAAAGACCTGATTCAAGATAGTTCCTCAGAAGAGTTTTGTCTCATTATGCCCGGTGTCATTGCCCGTTTTGATGGCTCTGTTATTCAG GGATCTGAGACTTATAGTCTGCATGTTGGATTGGGGTACTTGATTGTGAGTCTAATAATAGTCTTTGTTTGCAATGTTGGAATGCAGAATATGCTTCAGAAGTGGTTTGAAGAAGCCAAACCCCAATTTCGGAATCAAAAGCAAAAGAACCAAGATTCAGAGGATTTTGAAATTTCTCAAGTAAAATTACCTTTCCCGTTGTGGAATATTGGTAAGTATGGTACTTGCGTCGATGCAACTATTACTGGCATAATGCCTCCACCGCTGATGGAACATCAGGTAAGATAA